One window of the Ureibacillus sp. FSL W7-1570 genome contains the following:
- a CDS encoding S-layer homology domain-containing protein, with the protein MRRKKQKSYFHAALAATVAVSAAIVAPTGFAEAASFPDVKSTDYFYEAVTSLTERGIIKGFPDGTFKPYQSVTRGQAAKILAGVLGLDTNNVKNPGFTDVSTSNEYYGAIAALANAGIINGYPDGTFKPNAPIQRNHMAKILALAFGLKASPTATTPFTDLNHQEYEGYIKALYENKITTGMTPTTFGGTSNVTRGQFATFVFRAEKGTKPTTDTTEVTFTISDINGNHIIAGSQQYKVAGGIQGLLDASNKPALQGAVVKAEVQNGEIVSIRSLELNKSGKSGELITLDGKNTNIAGNVTINADYVAVKNLNVEGKLLLSNKVASVFSASHVTVKDELYVADKQDTQNAPTLTIHLTDVSASKLTLERKRSVITSDKAISELVLTDAVYSVEINGIVELLRVHDNKEISGEGIILKAAVSKAADLSLNFTGKIGELRIEQKEANVKLGSDMEIKKLAIPAGASLEKIIRNFAEIRYSIKIGELMDLQGQPVSFPAYEIFPVVRRNGVEQPFTVVSNKDVQVAEYKNIFAYPGDRVQLTPREGTKIHYQVESYPRPNISCPPEGCEKHVPDPLTYPVYTGPIEIKTDSTLIAAVVKDGAIIGEFTVNIFVGWDDAISWEQFPILKVNGKEKIINVSTQKENGYEVGDYGDVSALSKAEVEFIPREGTAIYYWLGQSEYYDNDYDYASARKYTGPIEVRKATHLSGIVMRGHKVIGEFSVNLWIFDR; encoded by the coding sequence ATGAGAAGAAAGAAACAAAAATCCTATTTCCACGCAGCCCTTGCGGCGACAGTGGCTGTGAGTGCAGCGATTGTGGCACCGACGGGATTTGCTGAAGCTGCGTCGTTTCCGGATGTGAAATCAACCGATTATTTCTATGAAGCTGTCACAAGTTTGACAGAACGGGGCATCATAAAAGGTTTTCCGGATGGCACCTTCAAACCGTATCAATCCGTCACGCGCGGGCAAGCGGCCAAAATATTGGCAGGGGTGTTGGGATTGGATACGAACAATGTGAAAAATCCGGGATTTACCGATGTTTCCACGTCCAATGAATATTACGGGGCCATTGCAGCACTGGCGAACGCCGGCATTATCAACGGTTATCCGGACGGCACCTTCAAACCGAATGCACCGATTCAACGGAATCATATGGCCAAAATTCTGGCCCTTGCCTTTGGACTGAAAGCTTCCCCAACGGCCACAACACCGTTTACGGATTTAAACCATCAAGAGTATGAAGGGTACATTAAAGCCTTATATGAAAACAAAATCACCACGGGCATGACACCGACGACTTTCGGTGGAACGTCCAATGTGACGCGCGGCCAGTTTGCCACTTTTGTATTCCGCGCTGAGAAAGGGACGAAGCCGACAACGGACACAACGGAAGTGACCTTTACGATTTCCGATATCAATGGGAACCATATCATTGCCGGAAGCCAACAATACAAAGTGGCGGGCGGCATTCAAGGCTTATTGGATGCCTCCAATAAACCCGCATTGCAAGGGGCTGTCGTCAAAGCCGAAGTTCAAAATGGCGAAATTGTTTCGATTCGTTCACTTGAATTGAATAAATCCGGAAAATCAGGTGAACTTATCACATTAGACGGAAAAAATACAAATATTGCCGGCAATGTGACGATCAATGCGGACTATGTGGCTGTGAAAAACTTGAATGTGGAGGGCAAGCTGTTGTTAAGCAACAAAGTGGCATCCGTGTTTTCCGCAAGCCATGTAACCGTAAAGGATGAATTGTATGTTGCCGACAAACAGGATACACAAAACGCGCCGACTTTGACCATCCATTTAACGGATGTTTCCGCATCGAAACTGACATTGGAACGGAAAAGAAGCGTCATCACATCCGATAAGGCCATCTCCGAGCTTGTATTGACCGACGCTGTGTATTCGGTCGAAATCAATGGCATTGTGGAATTGCTGAGGGTCCATGATAACAAAGAGATAAGCGGGGAAGGCATCATTTTAAAAGCGGCGGTTTCAAAAGCGGCGGATCTTTCATTGAATTTCACAGGAAAAATCGGAGAATTAAGGATTGAACAGAAAGAAGCCAACGTGAAATTGGGATCCGACATGGAAATTAAAAAACTGGCCATTCCGGCGGGGGCAAGTTTGGAAAAGATCATCCGGAATTTTGCTGAAATCCGTTATTCAATCAAGATTGGAGAATTGATGGATTTACAAGGACAACCGGTTTCATTCCCGGCATATGAAATATTCCCTGTTGTGCGGAGGAATGGGGTGGAACAACCATTTACAGTAGTATCGAACAAAGACGTCCAGGTAGCGGAGTATAAAAATATATTTGCCTATCCAGGCGATCGAGTGCAGCTTACGCCAAGGGAAGGAACGAAAATTCATTATCAAGTGGAAAGTTATCCGAGACCAAATATAAGTTGTCCTCCTGAAGGATGTGAAAAGCACGTCCCTGATCCATTGACTTATCCGGTATATACAGGCCCAATTGAAATTAAGACGGATTCCACCTTAATAGCGGCAGTTGTAAAAGACGGCGCGATTATTGGTGAATTTACGGTAAATATATTTGTCGGCTGGGATGATGCAATTAGTTGGGAGCAATTCCCAATCCTCAAGGTCAATGGGAAAGAGAAAATTATCAATGTTTCCACCCAAAAGGAAAATGGTTATGAGGTAGGCGATTATGGGGACGTTTCCGCATTATCCAAAGCGGAAGTGGAGTTCATTCCTAGAGAGGGGACGGCCATTTATTATTGGCTGGGTCAATCTGAATATTACGATAACGACTATGATTATGCAAGCGCCAGAAAATATACAGGGCCAATTGAAGTAAGAAAAGCCACACATTTGAGTGGGATTGTCATGAGAGGTCACAAGGTGATTGGCGAATTTTCGGTGAATCTATGGATTTTTGATAGATAA
- a CDS encoding DUF6241 domain-containing protein, with translation MKKVLKAVGVCIIALLGIGVAVYLSNKEEAEPPETETVNAETEQPVQTPVDDGNLVMDEEMFMQIMHEMTHQKVKADTKWGYTPMTEEQIDRMLAILDQNDFQHEKFYREALTAWKNGDFSNAVKVHNKIWKWQGGNIGKAYGLLSPEEEKEYIETQSKKMEKKK, from the coding sequence ATGAAGAAAGTGTTGAAGGCTGTAGGCGTGTGCATCATTGCCCTGTTGGGGATCGGAGTCGCCGTCTATCTTTCCAATAAAGAAGAAGCGGAACCGCCAGAAACGGAAACGGTGAACGCTGAAACGGAACAGCCGGTACAGACCCCCGTGGACGATGGGAATCTTGTCATGGACGAAGAGATGTTCATGCAAATCATGCACGAAATGACCCATCAGAAAGTGAAAGCCGATACAAAGTGGGGGTACACACCAATGACGGAAGAACAAATCGACCGAATGTTGGCGATATTGGATCAAAACGATTTTCAACATGAAAAGTTTTACCGCGAAGCATTGACCGCCTGGAAAAACGGCGATTTCTCCAATGCGGTCAAAGTTCATAATAAAATTTGGAAATGGCAAGGCGGCAATATCGGAAAAGCTTACGGACTGCTTTCGCCTGAAGAAGAAAAAGAATATATCGAAACCCAATCCAAAAAAATGGAGAAGAAAAAATAA